A single region of the Pontibacter kalidii genome encodes:
- a CDS encoding amidohydrolase encodes MNLRVTIVQTELHWHDAEANRRMFSEKLAAAAPQTDLIVLPEMFTTGFSMTPEGIAEEADTTTLDWMQQEAQRHQAVLTGSVMVQQADRFLNRLYWVRPDGSYATYDKKHLFRMAKEHHTYTPGNERLLVELKGWNVCPLVCYDLRFPVWSRNTDNAYDLLLYVANWPKVRSQPWRTLLQARAIENLAYVVGVNRVGTDGNNHPYSGDSAFIHPKGYHLLDTAEAEGIHTLTLSKQELEDFREAFPAHLDADRFSLQV; translated from the coding sequence ATGAACTTACGCGTAACAATCGTACAGACGGAACTACACTGGCATGATGCCGAAGCCAACAGAAGGATGTTTTCGGAGAAGCTCGCCGCTGCAGCCCCGCAAACCGACCTGATCGTGCTGCCAGAGATGTTTACCACCGGCTTCAGCATGACCCCGGAAGGGATAGCGGAGGAGGCCGATACGACCACTCTGGACTGGATGCAGCAGGAGGCGCAGCGGCACCAGGCGGTGCTGACCGGCAGTGTAATGGTACAGCAAGCAGATCGGTTTCTGAACCGCCTCTACTGGGTGCGCCCCGACGGCAGCTATGCCACCTACGATAAGAAGCACCTGTTCCGGATGGCCAAAGAGCACCATACGTATACCCCTGGCAACGAGCGGCTGCTGGTGGAGCTGAAGGGATGGAATGTATGCCCGCTGGTGTGCTATGACCTGCGCTTCCCGGTATGGAGCCGCAACACAGACAATGCCTACGACCTGCTGCTGTATGTGGCTAACTGGCCCAAAGTTCGAAGCCAGCCCTGGCGCACGCTGCTGCAGGCCCGCGCCATCGAGAACCTGGCTTACGTAGTGGGCGTGAACCGCGTAGGCACCGACGGAAACAACCATCCCTACTCCGGTGACTCCGCCTTTATCCACCCCAAGGGCTACCACCTGCTGGATACTGCTGAGGCAGAAGGCATCCATACTTTAACGCTGAGTAAACAGGAGCTAGAGGATTTCAGAGAGGCTTTCCCGGCGCACCTGGATGCCGACAGGTTTAGCTTGCAAGTATAA
- a CDS encoding uracil-DNA glycosylase family protein: protein MEELESLLQQVRACRICEEHLPLGPRPVLAASSSARLLVVGQAPGTKVHASGIPWNDQSGKRLRQWLGLGPEAFYDAGKVAIIPMGFCYPGKGKSGDLPPRPECALHWHQRLLAQLPHVQLTLLIGKYAQDYFLGGQAKPTLTETVANWHEYLPQYMPMPHPSPRNQFWLRRNPWFEADAIPYVQQLVQAII from the coding sequence ATGGAGGAACTGGAGAGTTTACTGCAGCAGGTGCGGGCGTGCCGCATCTGCGAAGAACACCTGCCACTGGGTCCGAGGCCTGTGCTGGCAGCCAGCAGCTCCGCCAGGCTACTGGTAGTGGGGCAGGCGCCGGGCACCAAAGTACACGCCAGCGGCATCCCCTGGAACGACCAGAGCGGCAAGCGCCTGCGGCAGTGGCTGGGGCTGGGACCGGAGGCGTTCTACGACGCCGGCAAGGTGGCCATTATTCCCATGGGCTTCTGCTACCCCGGCAAAGGCAAGTCAGGCGACCTGCCGCCGCGCCCGGAGTGTGCCTTACATTGGCACCAGCGCCTGCTGGCGCAACTGCCCCATGTACAGCTCACGCTGCTCATCGGCAAGTATGCGCAGGACTATTTTCTGGGAGGCCAGGCTAAGCCTACCTTAACCGAAACAGTCGCTAACTGGCACGAGTACTTACCTCAATACATGCCCATGCCGCACCCTTCACCGCGCAATCAGTTCTGGCTGCGGCGCAACCCGTGGTTCGAGGCCGATGCCATACCGTATGTGCAGCAGCTGGTGCAAGCTATCATCTAG
- a CDS encoding response regulator — MKELNTILLIDDDETTNYLNHRLLARLEAAPDIRVVMNGEEGLDYLEHAFAGVEGYPRPDLIFVDIKMSVMDGFEFLEEYQKFTPEQKGDTVLLMLTSSASFYDLEKLKAFPDVRKHYSKPLAEADVREIVQEYF, encoded by the coding sequence ATGAAAGAGCTGAACACGATTCTTCTGATCGACGACGACGAAACCACCAACTACCTGAACCACCGCCTGCTTGCCCGCCTGGAGGCTGCCCCCGACATCAGGGTGGTGATGAACGGCGAAGAGGGCCTGGATTACCTGGAGCATGCCTTTGCCGGTGTAGAAGGCTACCCCCGCCCCGACCTCATTTTTGTGGACATCAAGATGTCGGTGATGGATGGCTTTGAGTTTTTGGAGGAGTACCAGAAGTTTACGCCGGAGCAGAAAGGCGACACCGTGTTGCTCATGCTCACCTCCTCCGCCAGCTTCTACGACCTGGAGAAACTGAAAGCTTTCCCGGACGTGCGCAAACACTACTCCAAGCCCCTGGCTGAAGCCGACGTGCGCGAGATTGTGCAGGAGTACTTCTAG
- a CDS encoding PAS domain-containing protein translates to MQVTANKPSPDFALVFRALPGLYLLLSPELKVLDATDLYACTSNFKIADILGKHILDTFPENPAKTDEHSKQNVIASLNAVLATQKPHTMPTVRYDVPLVDGGFERRYWNTTHSPILNSAGDIVYILQEASDVTASVLQEQLIEQNRERLSLLTSTLNAVTWEYDIEKGKTTWGGNLQHAFGYKPEEMGSGKEAWLSRVHPKDIATVNRSFEQATSAGNRFWSCEYEFRKADGSYARVLDQGYFIYDITKKPIRIVGSMIDLTESRQSEENLKETNARFWHLLEKLPYISFMADAKGRAIYFNDNWYEYTGIPKGQVDGWINAIHPEDSALVLTSWNEATRTGHVFEQEYRIRNHIDGQYRWFLDRCAPMYDEQGNVKFWIGTITDIDELRETITQMQLKEQQFANILNLLPAHLCLLMGPAHVCRYVTPGVFKMYGNRHYVGKPANEIWPETQPINFTEVFDKVYQQQEPVSFKEVLVPVTPNYGEPQKDAYFNIQFQPLLDPNRHVEGVLMSAVEVTELVECEQRATRSGAPD, encoded by the coding sequence ATGCAGGTAACCGCCAACAAACCCTCCCCAGATTTCGCCCTCGTCTTCAGGGCACTGCCTGGCTTATACTTGCTCCTGTCTCCTGAGCTGAAGGTGCTGGATGCCACTGATCTGTACGCCTGCACATCCAATTTCAAGATCGCAGATATCCTCGGGAAGCATATCTTGGATACCTTTCCTGAAAACCCTGCTAAGACAGATGAGCACAGCAAGCAGAACGTGATCGCTTCGCTCAATGCTGTGCTGGCAACCCAAAAGCCTCATACCATGCCCACGGTGCGCTATGATGTTCCGCTTGTGGATGGAGGCTTTGAGCGCAGGTACTGGAACACCACTCATTCACCCATCCTAAACTCAGCGGGCGACATTGTTTACATCCTGCAGGAAGCCAGCGATGTAACAGCTTCCGTGCTGCAGGAGCAGCTGATTGAGCAAAACAGAGAGCGGCTGTCGCTGCTCACCAGTACCCTCAATGCAGTAACCTGGGAGTATGACATCGAAAAAGGCAAAACGACTTGGGGTGGTAACCTGCAGCATGCCTTTGGTTATAAGCCCGAAGAGATGGGCTCGGGAAAGGAAGCCTGGTTAAGCCGGGTGCACCCGAAGGATATCGCAACAGTAAACAGGAGCTTCGAACAGGCAACCTCAGCCGGAAACAGGTTCTGGTCCTGCGAGTATGAATTCCGGAAAGCGGACGGGTCCTATGCCCGCGTACTGGACCAGGGTTACTTTATCTACGATATCACAAAAAAACCTATCCGTATCGTCGGTTCCATGATAGACCTGACCGAGAGCAGGCAATCGGAGGAAAACCTGAAAGAGACCAATGCGCGTTTCTGGCACCTGCTCGAGAAGCTGCCCTATATTTCTTTCATGGCAGACGCCAAGGGGCGGGCTATTTACTTTAACGACAACTGGTATGAGTATACAGGCATCCCCAAGGGACAGGTAGACGGCTGGATAAACGCCATCCACCCAGAAGACTCGGCCCTTGTGCTTACCTCCTGGAACGAGGCGACAAGGACGGGGCATGTATTTGAGCAGGAGTACCGCATCCGGAACCATATAGACGGGCAGTACCGCTGGTTTCTGGACAGGTGCGCCCCGATGTACGACGAGCAGGGCAACGTAAAGTTCTGGATTGGCACTATAACCGATATTGACGAGCTGCGCGAGACCATTACACAGATGCAGCTTAAGGAGCAGCAATTCGCCAATATCCTGAACCTGCTGCCTGCGCACCTTTGCCTGCTCATGGGGCCCGCCCATGTCTGCCGTTACGTAACCCCTGGTGTCTTTAAAATGTACGGCAACAGGCACTACGTTGGCAAACCCGCAAACGAGATCTGGCCCGAAACGCAACCTATCAATTTTACCGAAGTGTTCGACAAGGTGTACCAGCAGCAGGAGCCGGTCAGCTTTAAGGAGGTACTGGTTCCTGTTACCCCCAACTACGGCGAGCCACAGAAAGACGCCTACTTTAACATACAGTTCCAGCCCCTGCTCGACCCCAACCGGCACGTAGAGGGCGTGCTGATGTCTGCGGTAGAGGTAACAGAGTTGGTGGAGTGTGAGCAAAGGGCAACAAGGTCCGGCGCTCCTGATTGA
- a CDS encoding methionine aminotransferase, with protein MMNYPSSKLPDVGTSIFTVMSALANEHKAINLSQGFPDFNCPEPLINLVTRYMHEGFNQYAPMAGMPQLRQKISLKTEKMYGFRPDPDTEITVTSGATEALNAAIAAVVKAGDEVVVLEPCYDSYAPVIRLCGGSPIYVPLALPDFSVDWDQVKKRLSSRTRMIIINTPHNPTGAVMTKQDMGRLANLLDGTDILVLSDEVYEHMVFDGQQHYSALQHPQLRARSFVVSSFGKTYHTTGWKVGYAIAPPQLTSELRKMHQFITFSTATPFQLAIADFMDEENHYLELPDFYQAKRDFFLEQLRQTRFEVIPSAGTYFQLARYSGVSDAYDLDFAKRLTTETGVAAIPVSAFYHDKTDNKYLRFCFAKSEDTLRAAGEKLAKV; from the coding sequence ATGATGAACTACCCCTCGAGCAAACTCCCTGACGTAGGCACCAGCATTTTTACGGTGATGTCGGCACTGGCTAACGAGCACAAGGCCATTAACCTGTCGCAGGGCTTCCCGGACTTTAACTGCCCGGAGCCACTGATAAACCTGGTGACCAGGTATATGCACGAGGGCTTTAACCAGTATGCGCCTATGGCCGGCATGCCGCAGCTGCGCCAGAAGATCAGCCTGAAAACAGAGAAAATGTATGGCTTCCGCCCTGACCCTGACACGGAGATCACCGTTACGTCCGGGGCCACGGAGGCGTTGAACGCAGCCATAGCGGCGGTGGTAAAGGCGGGTGATGAGGTGGTGGTGCTGGAGCCCTGCTACGACAGCTACGCCCCTGTTATTAGGCTGTGCGGCGGCTCGCCCATCTACGTGCCGCTGGCGCTGCCGGATTTCTCGGTGGACTGGGACCAGGTGAAAAAGCGCCTCTCCTCCCGCACCCGCATGATCATCATCAATACACCGCACAACCCTACCGGCGCCGTGATGACAAAACAGGATATGGGTAGGCTGGCCAACTTGCTGGACGGAACGGATATTCTGGTATTGAGCGATGAAGTATACGAACACATGGTGTTTGACGGGCAGCAGCATTACAGCGCCCTGCAGCACCCGCAGCTGCGCGCGCGAAGCTTTGTAGTCTCCTCGTTCGGGAAAACCTACCACACCACCGGCTGGAAGGTGGGTTATGCCATAGCGCCGCCGCAGCTAACAAGCGAGCTGCGCAAAATGCACCAGTTCATCACCTTCAGCACCGCCACGCCTTTTCAGCTGGCCATTGCTGATTTTATGGATGAGGAGAACCATTACCTGGAGTTGCCGGACTTCTACCAGGCAAAGCGCGACTTCTTTTTAGAGCAGCTGCGGCAGACGCGCTTCGAGGTCATCCCATCGGCAGGCACCTACTTTCAGCTGGCCAGGTATAGTGGCGTTTCCGATGCATATGACCTTGATTTCGCCAAACGGCTTACGACCGAAACCGGGGTGGCTGCCATACCCGTCTCAGCCTTTTACCACGACAAGACCGACAACAAGTACCTGCGTTTCTGTTTTGCCAAGAGCGAGGATACCCTGCGGGCAGCCGGAGAGAAGCTGGCTAAAGTATAG